One genomic segment of Helianthus annuus cultivar XRQ/B chromosome 14, HanXRQr2.0-SUNRISE, whole genome shotgun sequence includes these proteins:
- the LOC118479405 gene encoding uncharacterized protein LOC118479405: MGNYRNGDAVMYGLGVRAADVWGVIPSRSACHRENIQLKSECEELTSTVVQLRAQVSEMEGSRGGSSVQPLASQHFPNVTNGRQRLRVGDEVFHKSILNSTEIVARGRIQSLDPNDLVGGTEIGPEWCEVNV; encoded by the exons ATGGGTAATTATCGAAATGGTGATGCGGTTATGTATGGTCTGGGTGTTCGTGCTGCTGATGTTTGGGGTGTAATACCAAGTCGTTCAGCATGTCATAGAGAAAACATCCAATTGAAGTCTGAATGTGAAGAACTTACTAGTACTGTGGTCCAGTTACGAGCCCAAGTATCAGAGATGGAAGGGTCGAGGGGTGGTTCCAGTGTTCAACCTCTTGCATCACAACATTTCCCCAATGTAACCAATGGACGTCAACGTTTACGG gtcggAGATGAAGTTTTCCACAAAAGCATTCTAAACTCTACCGAGATTGTAGCAAGAGGAAGAATCCAGAGCTTAGACCCAAATGACCTAGTTGGTGGTACAGAGATTGGACCAGAATGGTGTGAGGTAAACGTTTAA